A genomic stretch from Setaria viridis chromosome 1, Setaria_viridis_v4.0, whole genome shotgun sequence includes:
- the LOC117836099 gene encoding growth-regulating factor 1 isoform X1 yields the protein MMMMSGRAGGGATAGRYPFTASQWQELEHQALIYKCLASGKPIPSYLMPPLRRILDSALATSPSLAFPPQPSLGWGCFGMGFSRKPDEDPEPGRCRRTDGKKWRCSKEAYPDSKYCEKHMHRGKNRSRKPVEMSLATPAPSSNASSAASATTTTSSPAPTYHRPAPTAHDAAPYHALYGGGSPYAASARPAGAYHAAQVSPFHLHLDTTHPHPPLPPSYYSVDQRDYAYGHTAKEVGEHAFFSDSTTERDRQQAAGQWQFKNLGMEPKHSAAPLFSAGGYGNGAASAYAVDLTREDDEERRRQQQQHCFVLGADLRLERPSGHDAAPEQKPLRPFFDEWPHEKANKGGSWMGLDGETQLSMSIPMATNDLPITSRYRNDE from the exons atgatgatgatgagcggtcgcgcgggcggcggcgccaccgcgggaCGGTACCCGTTCACGGCCTCGCAGTGGCAGGAGCTGGAGCACCAGGCGCTCATCTACAAGTGCCTGGCGTCTGGCAAGCCCATCCCCTCGTACCTCATGCCACCGCTCCGCCGCATCCTCGACTCCGCCCtcgccacctccccctccctcgcCTTCCCGCCGCAACCCTcgc TGGGGTGGGGATGCTTCGGGATGGGGTTCAGCAGGAAGCCCGACGAGGACCCGGAGCCCGGGCGGTGCCGGCGGACGGACGGCAAGAAGTGGCGCTGCTCCAAGGAGGCCTACCCGGACTCCAAATACTGCGAGAAGCACATGCACCGCGGCAAGAACCGTTCAAGAAAGCCTGTGGAAATGTCGCTCgccacgccggcgccgtcctccaacgcctcctccgccgcgagcgccaccaccacgaccTCGTCCCCGGCGCCGACCTACCAccgcccggcccccaccgcgCACGACGCCGCGCCGTACCACGCGCtgtacggcggcggcagcccgtACGCAGCGTCCGCCCGACCGGCCGGGGCGTACCACGCGGCGCAGGTAAGCCccttccacctccacctcgacaCCACCCACCCGCACCCGCCGCTACCGCCGTCGTACTACTCCGTCGACCAGAGGGACTACGCCTACGGCCACACTGCGAAGGAGGTCGGAGAGCACGCCTTCTTCTCAGACAGCACCACCGAGAGGGACCGCCAGCAGGCCGCGGGGCAGTGGCAGTTCAAGAATCTCGGCATGGAGCCGAAGCACAGCGCCGCGCCGTTGTTCTCGGCCGGCGGGTATGGGAACGGCGCGGCGTCCGCGTACGCCGTTGATCTGaccagggaggacgacgaggagaggcggcgccagcagcagcagcactgctTCGTGCTAGGGGCCGACCTGCGGCTGGAGAGGCCGTCGGGCCACGACGCCGCCCCCGAGCAGAAGCCGCTCCGGCCCTTCTTCGACGAGTGGCCGCACGAGAAGGCGAACAAGGGAGGCTCGTGGATGGGGCTCgacggcgagacgcagctctccATGTCCATCCCCATGGCCACCAACGATCTCCCCATCACCTCACGCTACCGTAATG ATGAGTGA
- the LOC117836099 gene encoding growth-regulating factor 1 isoform X2, with translation MMMMSGRAGGGATAGRYPFTASQWQELEHQALIYKCLASGKPIPSYLMPPLRRILDSALATSPSLAFPPQPSLGWGCFGMGFSRKPDEDPEPGRCRRTDGKKWRCSKEAYPDSKYCEKHMHRGKNRSRKPVEMSLATPAPSSNASSAASATTTTSSPAPTYHRPAPTAHDAAPYHALYGGGSPYAASARPAGAYHAAQVSPFHLHLDTTHPHPPLPPSYYSVDQRDYAYGHTAKEVGEHAFFSDSTTERDRQQAAGQWQFKNLGMEPKHSAAPLFSAGGYGNGAASAYAVDLTREDDEERRRQQQQHCFVLGADLRLERPSGHDAAPEQKPLRPFFDEWPHEKANKGGSWMGLDGETQLSMSIPMATNDLPITSRYRNGA, from the exons atgatgatgatgagcggtcgcgcgggcggcggcgccaccgcgggaCGGTACCCGTTCACGGCCTCGCAGTGGCAGGAGCTGGAGCACCAGGCGCTCATCTACAAGTGCCTGGCGTCTGGCAAGCCCATCCCCTCGTACCTCATGCCACCGCTCCGCCGCATCCTCGACTCCGCCCtcgccacctccccctccctcgcCTTCCCGCCGCAACCCTcgc TGGGGTGGGGATGCTTCGGGATGGGGTTCAGCAGGAAGCCCGACGAGGACCCGGAGCCCGGGCGGTGCCGGCGGACGGACGGCAAGAAGTGGCGCTGCTCCAAGGAGGCCTACCCGGACTCCAAATACTGCGAGAAGCACATGCACCGCGGCAAGAACCGTTCAAGAAAGCCTGTGGAAATGTCGCTCgccacgccggcgccgtcctccaacgcctcctccgccgcgagcgccaccaccacgaccTCGTCCCCGGCGCCGACCTACCAccgcccggcccccaccgcgCACGACGCCGCGCCGTACCACGCGCtgtacggcggcggcagcccgtACGCAGCGTCCGCCCGACCGGCCGGGGCGTACCACGCGGCGCAGGTAAGCCccttccacctccacctcgacaCCACCCACCCGCACCCGCCGCTACCGCCGTCGTACTACTCCGTCGACCAGAGGGACTACGCCTACGGCCACACTGCGAAGGAGGTCGGAGAGCACGCCTTCTTCTCAGACAGCACCACCGAGAGGGACCGCCAGCAGGCCGCGGGGCAGTGGCAGTTCAAGAATCTCGGCATGGAGCCGAAGCACAGCGCCGCGCCGTTGTTCTCGGCCGGCGGGTATGGGAACGGCGCGGCGTCCGCGTACGCCGTTGATCTGaccagggaggacgacgaggagaggcggcgccagcagcagcagcactgctTCGTGCTAGGGGCCGACCTGCGGCTGGAGAGGCCGTCGGGCCACGACGCCGCCCCCGAGCAGAAGCCGCTCCGGCCCTTCTTCGACGAGTGGCCGCACGAGAAGGCGAACAAGGGAGGCTCGTGGATGGGGCTCgacggcgagacgcagctctccATGTCCATCCCCATGGCCACCAACGATCTCCCCATCACCTCACGCTACCGTAATGGTGCGTAG